In the Deltaproteobacteria bacterium genome, TATTACTTTTTCAGCTATTGCGGGGGCAACTTCGTAGGGATTGCCCTGGACATCTAGCACGTAACGACTAAAACCATTTTCGCGCACCACGTTCGATACTGTCAGCTTGCCTTTTTCTGAAATGTCGCTAGTGATGTCTCGGTTCGACTCGACCGTTAATACTAGCCGATTCGACTGGGTTAGTTCCTCTAGTGAAGCATCCTTAGCGATTTTGCCGTTCATGATAATAATAACGCGGTTACAAATTGCTTCTACCTCTTGCAATATGTGCGTCGAAAGAATAACCGTAGCATGCTTGCTGAGTTGTTTTATTAAATCCCGAATCTCGTGAATTTGCGAAGGATCCAGTCCGCTAGTGGGTTCGTCTAGGACGAGGATATCAGGGTCATGGATGATAGCTTGGGCAATGCCAACTCGTTGGCGATACCCTTTAGATAAAGTTGCAATTGGCACGCAAGCTTTTTCCTCTAAATGAGTTCTAGCGATTACGCTCT is a window encoding:
- a CDS encoding ATP-binding cassette domain-containing protein — its product is MIRVENVTRTYGELVAVNDISFSIPRGQIVGLLGHNGAGKSTTLKMLTGYLEPNSGSIVLNGIDIKKDRHGATSCVGYLPENCPLYSEMTVIDYLGYIAELRSLPEGQRLRQIKSVIARTHLEEKACVPIATLSKGYRQRVGIAQAIIHDPDILVLDEPTSGLDPSQIHEIRDLIKQLSKHATVILSTHILQEVEAICNRVIIIMNGKIAKDASLEELTQSNRLVLTVESNRDITSDISEKGKLTVSNVVRENGFSRYVLDVQGNPYEVAPAIAEKVIRNGCRLLELHPEYKDLESVFRELSSHGGGRSHV